Proteins encoded within one genomic window of [Enterobacter] lignolyticus SCF1:
- a CDS encoding anti-sigma factor family protein codes for MTLPVGSDELLVAWLDNELDPTQRRELETRLAEDAELAQRLALFEQSSLPFKAAFEPLLNVAPVGRLLPPAAPVFSLSRRHLIAAAVGFLALGVAGDRLLIRATREEESWRDLVARYMALYTPETLAETPSRASLETQVKMTGQQLGLPLSIDALTLPPAILKNARLLAYDEQYIAQITWLYPQAGPLALCITRNRERRIAAGSERRLGMNIVYWASASHQFMVIGHNPEAQMRDLAAVLQRHMSG; via the coding sequence ATGACGCTTCCCGTGGGATCGGATGAGCTGCTGGTGGCCTGGCTCGATAATGAACTTGACCCGACGCAGCGTCGCGAGCTGGAGACCCGCCTGGCCGAGGACGCCGAACTGGCGCAGCGCCTTGCGCTGTTTGAGCAAAGCTCGCTGCCCTTCAAAGCGGCGTTCGAGCCGCTGCTTAACGTCGCGCCCGTCGGGCGCCTGTTGCCGCCTGCAGCTCCCGTATTCTCACTGTCCCGCCGCCATCTGATTGCAGCGGCGGTGGGTTTTCTGGCGCTGGGCGTCGCGGGCGACAGGCTGCTGATACGGGCCACGCGCGAAGAGGAGAGCTGGCGCGACCTGGTGGCGCGCTATATGGCGCTTTATACCCCTGAAACCCTGGCAGAAACGCCGTCCCGCGCATCGCTGGAAACCCAGGTAAAGATGACCGGGCAGCAGCTGGGTCTGCCGCTTTCCATTGATGCGCTTACCCTCCCTCCCGCAATACTCAAAAACGCGCGGCTGCTTGCCTATGACGAGCAGTACATCGCGCAAATTACCTGGCTTTATCCGCAGGCCGGGCCGCTGGCGCTGTGCATTACGCGCAATCGTGAGCGCCGCATCGCCGCCGGGAGCGAGCGGCGGCTGGGGATGAATATCGTCTACTGGGCGAGTGCAAGCCATCAGTTCATGGTCATTGGGCACAATCCTGAAGCGCAAATGCGCGATCTCGCCGCCGTCCTGCAGCGGCATATGAGCGGCTGA
- a CDS encoding RNA polymerase sigma factor gives MQYLPRLWRYGLVLSHRRDIADDLVQATCVRALERAAQFTAGSRMDSWLFSILHSVWLNEVRAQLIRRGQGFVDVDELSGAGNSEDPVWSNEVIRRVNRLPEAQRNAVFLVYVEELSYREAAAVLDVPVGTVMSRLATARLTLARDSALQPEAPPRKGERS, from the coding sequence GTGCAATATCTCCCCCGCCTGTGGCGCTACGGACTGGTGCTTTCCCACCGGCGGGATATTGCAGACGATTTAGTTCAGGCGACCTGCGTGCGGGCGCTTGAGCGTGCGGCGCAGTTTACCGCCGGGAGCAGGATGGACAGCTGGCTTTTTTCCATCCTGCACTCTGTCTGGCTCAACGAGGTACGCGCGCAGCTGATTCGCCGCGGGCAGGGCTTTGTCGATGTCGACGAGCTGAGCGGGGCAGGCAATAGCGAAGATCCGGTGTGGTCGAACGAGGTGATAAGACGCGTTAACCGCCTGCCGGAAGCGCAGCGTAACGCCGTATTTCTGGTGTATGTGGAAGAGCTATCCTACCGTGAGGCCGCCGCCGTGCTCGATGTCCCTGTGGGTACGGTGATGAGTCGTTTAGCGACAGCGCGTCTGACGCTTGCCCGGGATAGCGCGCTGCAGCCGGAAGCGCCGCCGCGAAAAGGAGAAAGATCATGA
- a CDS encoding tetratricopeptide repeat protein → MNRIVTRLLPVVITGVVLFSGYAQAMGGSNNEPTPPTCPKGQIYDSKTKTCMVDKGGMIDDKSRTEYAYALAKAGRYQEALDMLNTLKDPNTAEALNYRGYATRKLGRTDEGISYYLKSVALDPHYPKVREYLGEAYMVKNRPDLAREQLAVIKTLCGTGCEEYRDLSAAIEGHPES, encoded by the coding sequence ATGAACCGCATTGTCACCCGTTTACTTCCCGTTGTTATTACCGGCGTTGTTCTGTTTTCCGGCTACGCCCAGGCGATGGGCGGCAGTAATAACGAACCCACGCCGCCGACCTGCCCGAAAGGGCAAATCTATGATTCGAAGACCAAGACCTGCATGGTGGATAAAGGCGGGATGATTGACGATAAGTCCCGTACCGAATACGCCTACGCGCTGGCAAAAGCAGGGCGCTATCAGGAGGCGCTGGACATGCTCAATACGCTTAAGGATCCGAATACCGCCGAGGCGCTGAACTATCGCGGCTATGCGACCCGCAAGCTGGGGCGCACCGACGAAGGGATAAGCTATTATTTAAAATCAGTCGCGCTTGATCCTCACTATCCGAAAGTGCGTGAGTATCTCGGCGAGGCATATATGGTGAAAAATCGTCCCGATCTGGCCCGTGAGCAGCTTGCCGTCATCAAAACCTTATGCGGCACCGGCTGTGAAGAGTACCGTGACCTGTCGGCCGCCATTGAGGGTCATCCTGAATCCTGA
- a CDS encoding PDR/VanB family oxidoreductase codes for MSDYQMIEVVVRNIEIITPLVKRFTFARKDNQPLPPFRGGSHIIVQMQNGEQRYSNAYSLMSSPFDTSVYQIAVRLEEDSKGGSRFMHHHVQPGDTLTISAPNNLFAISPQAAKHLLIAGGIGITPFLSYLPELERAQGNWALHYCFHHQENNAFQDELIAGPWRDRINFYVSEQGTRLDLARLLADVEPGTHIYTCGPAALNDAVKTAAGRMGIADEQLHFEQFAIENKGGAEFTLVLSRSGREFIVPEDKTILQIIENNKAAKVECLCREGVCGTCETTILEGEADHRDQYFSIEEQNSQKSMLICCSRAKSKRLVLDL; via the coding sequence ATGTCTGATTATCAAATGATTGAGGTGGTTGTCCGCAATATAGAGATAATCACACCGCTGGTGAAACGCTTTACGTTTGCCCGCAAAGATAACCAACCGCTACCGCCATTTCGCGGCGGCAGCCACATTATTGTGCAGATGCAAAATGGTGAACAGCGCTACAGTAACGCGTATTCGTTAATGAGTTCCCCTTTCGATACTTCGGTTTATCAAATCGCGGTTCGTCTTGAAGAAGATTCAAAAGGCGGCTCGCGTTTTATGCACCATCATGTGCAGCCCGGCGACACGCTCACCATTTCTGCGCCAAATAATCTTTTTGCGATTTCCCCGCAGGCAGCGAAACATCTGCTTATCGCAGGGGGGATCGGTATTACGCCATTCTTATCCTATCTTCCGGAGTTAGAGCGCGCTCAGGGGAACTGGGCGCTGCACTACTGTTTCCACCACCAGGAAAATAATGCGTTTCAGGACGAACTTATTGCCGGCCCGTGGCGCGATCGCATCAACTTCTATGTGTCGGAGCAGGGGACTCGTCTGGATTTAGCCCGGCTTCTGGCCGACGTTGAGCCCGGTACGCATATTTACACCTGCGGCCCGGCGGCCCTGAACGATGCGGTGAAAACCGCGGCCGGGCGTATGGGCATAGCCGATGAGCAACTTCACTTTGAACAATTTGCGATTGAAAATAAAGGCGGCGCCGAGTTTACGCTGGTGCTGTCTCGCTCTGGTCGCGAGTTCATTGTGCCGGAAGATAAAACCATCCTGCAGATTATTGAGAACAATAAGGCCGCGAAGGTCGAATGCTTATGCCGGGAAGGCGTATGCGGTACCTGCGAAACAACCATTCTGGAAGGTGAAGCCGATCACCGCGATCAATATTTCAGCATTGAGGAGCAAAACAGCCAGAAAAGCATGTTGATATGCTGCTCCCGGGCGAAAAGCAAACGGCTGGTGCTGGATCTGTAA
- a CDS encoding NAD-dependent succinate-semialdehyde dehydrogenase: MSVFTSSLFRQQALIDGQWQDASDRSTLAVTNPASGHRLGQVPNMGQHEASLAVDAASRALPAWRAKTAAQRAELLKAWHRLILENKAALVQLMTAEQGKPLAEAEGEIAYAASFIEWFAEQGKRVNGEVIPSPAADKRLLVIRQGVGVCAAITPWNFPAAMITRKVGPALAAGCTMVIKPANETPYTALALAELAIQAGIPAGVINVITGQSREIGAVLTRDERVRKLSFTGSTEVGRVLMCQCSDSIKKVSLELGGNAPFIVFEDADIDKAVEGALVAKFRNAGQTCVCVNRFYIHDAVYEAFCAKFVARVEALKVGDGATPGVQIGPLINAAAVHKVQSLLDDALSRGARLLSGGQIHALGGNLFTPTVIGDVQPGSQLLQEEIFGPVAALVRFRDEQTVIEQANDTIYGLASYFYSNDAARIWRVSEQLEYGMVGINTGLISNEVAPFGGVKQSGLGREGSEHGIEDYLEMKYLCQGL; the protein is encoded by the coding sequence ATGTCCGTATTTACATCATCTCTCTTCCGCCAGCAGGCGTTAATTGACGGTCAATGGCAGGATGCCAGCGATCGTTCCACGCTGGCGGTGACAAACCCGGCATCGGGTCATCGGCTTGGGCAGGTTCCCAATATGGGGCAACATGAAGCCAGCCTGGCGGTTGATGCGGCATCCCGGGCGCTTCCGGCCTGGCGGGCAAAGACGGCGGCGCAGCGCGCTGAATTGTTAAAAGCCTGGCATCGCCTGATCCTCGAAAATAAAGCGGCTCTGGTGCAGCTCATGACGGCCGAACAGGGAAAACCGCTGGCGGAGGCCGAAGGCGAAATCGCTTACGCCGCCTCGTTTATCGAATGGTTTGCCGAGCAGGGCAAGCGCGTCAACGGCGAGGTGATCCCTTCGCCCGCCGCCGACAAGCGGCTGCTGGTCATTCGTCAGGGGGTTGGCGTCTGCGCGGCGATTACGCCGTGGAACTTCCCGGCGGCGATGATCACCCGTAAAGTGGGGCCCGCGCTGGCGGCCGGCTGTACCATGGTTATCAAACCGGCGAATGAAACGCCGTATACCGCTCTGGCGTTGGCGGAACTGGCGATTCAGGCGGGGATACCGGCAGGCGTAATCAATGTGATAACCGGACAGTCGCGGGAGATAGGCGCCGTACTGACCCGCGATGAGCGTGTTCGCAAGCTCTCCTTTACCGGCTCTACGGAGGTCGGGCGCGTGCTGATGTGCCAGTGCTCCGACTCCATTAAAAAGGTCTCGCTGGAGCTGGGAGGCAATGCGCCATTCATCGTCTTTGAAGATGCCGATATCGATAAGGCGGTTGAAGGCGCTCTCGTCGCCAAGTTTCGTAATGCGGGGCAGACCTGCGTTTGCGTGAACCGTTTTTATATTCACGACGCCGTTTACGAGGCCTTCTGCGCGAAATTTGTGGCGCGGGTCGAGGCGCTGAAAGTCGGGGACGGCGCGACGCCCGGCGTGCAGATTGGGCCGCTGATTAATGCCGCTGCCGTCCATAAGGTCCAGTCGCTGCTGGATGATGCGCTTTCGCGCGGCGCCAGGTTGCTAAGCGGCGGACAGATCCATGCTCTGGGCGGCAATCTGTTTACGCCGACGGTCATCGGCGACGTTCAGCCTGGCTCGCAGCTGCTGCAGGAGGAGATTTTTGGTCCTGTGGCGGCGCTGGTGAGGTTTCGTGATGAACAGACGGTGATCGAGCAGGCCAATGACACTATTTACGGCCTGGCGTCCTATTTCTACAGCAACGACGCGGCACGGATCTGGCGAGTGAGCGAACAGCTTGAGTACGGTATGGTCGGGATCAACACCGGTCTTATCTCGAATGAAGTGGCACCTTTTGGCGGCGTGAAGCAATCGGGGCTGGGGCGTGAAGGCTCTGAACACGGTATCGAAGACTACCTGGAAATGAAATACCTCTGCCAGGGGCTGTAA
- the yeaW gene encoding carnitine monooxygenase, oxygenase subunit YeaW, whose amino-acid sequence MSNLSPEFTLPADFCANPQDAWTIPARFYTDPQVFEHEKDAVFAKSWICVAHGSELAKPNDYITREIIGENIVIVRGRDNVLRAFYNVCPHRGHQLLTGEGSAKNVITCPYHAWAFKLDGSLAHARNCENVENFDKDKANLTPLRLEEYAGFVFINMDPHAGSVEEQLPGLEAKLLEARPEVHDLKLAARFITRTPANWKNIVDNYMECYHCGPAHPGFADSVQVDRYWHTMHGKWTLQFGYAKPSEQSFKFEDGEESSFHGFWMWPCTMFNVTPLKGMMTVIYEFPVDAETTLQHYDIYFTNEELTEDQKSLIEWYRNVFRPEDLNLVESVQKGLKSRGYRGQGRIMADKSGSGISEHGIAHFHNLVAQVFQE is encoded by the coding sequence ATGAGCAATCTGAGCCCTGAATTCACTCTCCCTGCTGATTTTTGTGCAAACCCGCAGGATGCATGGACCATTCCCGCCCGTTTTTATACCGACCCGCAGGTGTTTGAGCACGAGAAAGACGCCGTTTTTGCTAAAAGCTGGATCTGCGTTGCGCATGGCAGCGAGCTGGCCAAACCGAATGACTACATCACCCGCGAAATTATCGGAGAAAACATCGTGATCGTTCGCGGCCGCGACAATGTGCTGCGCGCTTTCTATAACGTCTGCCCGCACCGTGGACATCAGCTGCTAACGGGGGAAGGGTCTGCGAAAAACGTGATCACCTGTCCCTACCATGCCTGGGCCTTCAAGCTGGACGGCTCCCTCGCGCACGCGCGAAACTGCGAAAACGTGGAAAACTTTGATAAAGATAAGGCGAATTTGACGCCATTACGTCTGGAAGAGTATGCCGGTTTTGTCTTCATCAATATGGATCCGCATGCAGGCAGCGTGGAGGAGCAGCTACCGGGGCTGGAGGCTAAATTGCTGGAAGCTCGCCCGGAGGTTCATGACCTGAAGCTGGCGGCGCGCTTTATTACCAGGACCCCCGCTAACTGGAAAAATATCGTTGATAACTATATGGAATGCTACCACTGCGGACCGGCGCACCCCGGCTTTGCGGATTCCGTTCAGGTGGATCGCTACTGGCATACGATGCACGGTAAATGGACGCTGCAGTTCGGTTACGCCAAACCTTCCGAGCAGTCGTTTAAGTTTGAAGATGGCGAAGAGTCGTCCTTCCACGGTTTCTGGATGTGGCCTTGCACCATGTTTAACGTCACCCCGCTGAAAGGCATGATGACCGTTATCTACGAATTCCCCGTCGATGCGGAAACCACGCTGCAGCATTACGATATTTACTTTACCAATGAAGAGCTGACCGAAGATCAAAAATCCTTGATTGAGTGGTACCGCAATGTGTTCCGCCCGGAGGATTTGAATCTGGTGGAAAGCGTGCAAAAAGGGCTGAAATCCCGCGGCTATCGCGGTCAGGGGCGCATTATGGCCGACAAGAGCGGAAGCGGTATTTCGGAACATGGTATCGCGCATTTCCATAATCTGGTGGCCCAGGTATTCCAGGAATAA
- a CDS encoding BCCT family transporter: protein MMSNVKKKDVPLITISLVAILFIAAALSLFPGQSAQAANAIFDGVTRMLGSTVQVLVLLALGLVIYLATSKYGNIRLGEGRVEYSTLSWLFMFICAGLGSSTLYWGVAEWAYYYQTPGLNIAPHSQKALEYSIPYSFFHWGVSAWATYTLASLIMAYHFHVRKNKGLSLSGIIGAITGVHPQGVWGRLVDLIFLIATVGALTISLVVTAATFTRGLSALTGLPDNFTVEAGVILLSGCIFCLSSWIGINNGLQRLSKMVGWGAFLFPLVVLIVGPTEFITNNIVHSVGIATQNFLEMSLFTDPQGDGSFPRGWTVFYWLWWISYTPGVAMFVTRVSRGRKIKEVIWALLLGSTVGCWFFFGVMESYAMHQFIDGAINVPQVMEKLGGETAVQQVLMSLPAGKLFMVAYLFIMIIFLASHMDAVAYTMAATSTRNLAEGEDPERSLRLFWCVVITLIPLSILFTGASLGTMKTTVILTALPFLVILLVKTFGFMRWLKQDYAHVPAWKIESHELDLSVNGSLSEPETATKQVLESNN, encoded by the coding sequence ATGATGAGCAATGTAAAAAAGAAGGATGTGCCGCTAATCACCATAAGCCTGGTGGCGATTCTTTTTATCGCGGCGGCATTAAGTCTTTTCCCGGGGCAATCGGCCCAGGCTGCAAATGCTATTTTTGACGGTGTTACCCGGATGCTCGGTTCAACGGTCCAGGTCCTGGTACTGCTGGCGCTGGGCCTGGTTATCTATCTCGCGACCAGCAAATACGGCAATATCCGTCTCGGCGAGGGGCGGGTTGAATACAGCACATTATCCTGGTTATTCATGTTTATCTGCGCCGGGCTGGGTTCCTCCACGCTGTACTGGGGGGTTGCTGAATGGGCCTACTATTATCAGACGCCGGGTCTGAATATCGCTCCTCATTCGCAAAAGGCGCTGGAATACAGTATTCCCTACTCCTTCTTCCACTGGGGCGTTAGCGCATGGGCGACCTATACGCTGGCCTCTCTGATCATGGCTTATCATTTCCATGTGCGGAAAAACAAAGGGTTAAGCCTGTCAGGTATTATTGGCGCGATCACCGGCGTTCATCCGCAGGGTGTCTGGGGACGCCTGGTCGATTTGATTTTCCTGATAGCGACCGTCGGCGCGCTGACCATTTCGTTGGTCGTGACCGCCGCGACGTTCACACGCGGCTTATCGGCGCTGACCGGCCTGCCGGATAACTTCACGGTAGAAGCCGGCGTGATCCTGCTTTCCGGCTGTATTTTTTGCCTGAGCTCGTGGATCGGTATCAATAATGGCCTGCAGCGGCTGAGCAAAATGGTCGGCTGGGGGGCGTTCCTGTTCCCTCTGGTGGTGCTGATTGTCGGCCCTACCGAGTTCATCACCAACAACATTGTGCATTCGGTCGGTATTGCGACGCAGAATTTCCTGGAAATGAGCCTGTTCACCGATCCGCAGGGCGATGGTTCGTTCCCGCGCGGATGGACCGTGTTTTACTGGCTGTGGTGGATCTCGTATACCCCGGGCGTAGCGATGTTTGTAACTCGCGTTTCCCGCGGTCGCAAAATCAAGGAAGTGATTTGGGCGCTGCTGCTTGGGAGTACCGTCGGTTGCTGGTTTTTCTTTGGCGTGATGGAAAGTTATGCCATGCATCAGTTTATTGATGGCGCGATTAATGTTCCTCAGGTCATGGAGAAGCTGGGCGGGGAAACCGCCGTGCAGCAGGTGCTGATGTCCTTACCCGCTGGAAAACTGTTCATGGTGGCATATCTGTTCATCATGATTATTTTTCTCGCCTCACACATGGATGCCGTTGCCTACACGATGGCGGCCACCAGTACTCGCAACCTGGCGGAAGGCGAGGATCCTGAACGCAGTCTGCGCCTCTTCTGGTGTGTGGTCATTACGCTTATCCCGCTGTCGATTTTGTTTACCGGCGCGTCGTTGGGAACGATGAAAACGACGGTAATACTGACAGCGCTGCCGTTCCTCGTGATTTTGCTGGTGAAGACGTTTGGCTTTATGCGCTGGTTAAAACAGGATTACGCCCACGTCCCGGCCTGGAAAATTGAAAGTCATGAGCTTGATTTATCGGTAAACGGTTCGCTGTCGGAGCCTGAAACCGCGACCAAACAAGTACTTGAAAGCAATAACTGA
- a CDS encoding tartrate dehydrogenase codes for MKKMFRIAAIPGDGIGKEVLPEGIRVLQTAAERWGLTLSFDQIEWASCEYYQHHGKMMPDDWRDRLKDYDAIYFGAVGWPDTVPDHVSLWGSLLKFRREFEQYVNLRPVRLFPGVPCPLAGKTAGDIDFYVVRENTEGEYSALGGRVNAGTEHELVIQESVFTRRGVDRILRYAFELAQSRPRKVLTSATKSNGLAISMPYWDERVEEMARHYPEIRWDKQHIDVLCARFVLQPERFDVVVASNLFGDILSDLGPACTGTIGIAPSANLNPERTFPSLFEPVHGSAPDIYGKNIANPVATIWAGAMMLDFLGAGDERYKAAHDGILSAIEDVIAHGPKTPDMKGHASTQQVGEAICRAILR; via the coding sequence ATGAAAAAAATGTTCCGTATCGCTGCAATTCCGGGAGATGGTATTGGTAAAGAAGTGCTTCCGGAAGGGATCCGAGTGCTGCAGACCGCGGCAGAACGCTGGGGATTGACCCTGAGCTTTGACCAGATTGAATGGGCAAGCTGTGAGTATTACCAGCACCACGGGAAAATGATGCCAGACGACTGGCGGGATCGGCTAAAAGATTATGATGCGATCTATTTTGGTGCCGTAGGCTGGCCGGATACGGTACCCGACCACGTTTCGCTGTGGGGGTCGCTGCTAAAATTCCGCCGTGAGTTCGAGCAGTATGTCAACCTGCGCCCGGTGCGCCTGTTTCCCGGCGTTCCCTGCCCGCTGGCGGGAAAAACGGCCGGAGACATCGATTTCTATGTGGTTCGTGAAAACACCGAGGGAGAATATTCGGCGCTCGGCGGGCGGGTCAATGCGGGTACGGAGCACGAGCTGGTTATCCAGGAGTCCGTGTTTACCCGACGCGGCGTCGACCGTATTCTGCGCTATGCGTTTGAGCTGGCGCAGAGTCGGCCACGCAAAGTGCTGACGTCCGCCACCAAGTCCAATGGTCTGGCGATCAGCATGCCTTACTGGGATGAGCGGGTTGAGGAAATGGCGCGGCATTATCCGGAAATACGCTGGGATAAACAGCATATTGACGTCCTGTGCGCCCGTTTTGTCTTACAGCCAGAACGCTTTGATGTGGTGGTCGCATCGAACCTGTTTGGCGATATCCTCTCCGATTTGGGACCGGCCTGTACGGGGACGATAGGGATTGCGCCATCGGCCAATTTAAACCCTGAGCGCACTTTCCCGTCGCTCTTTGAACCGGTTCATGGGTCGGCGCCGGATATCTACGGTAAGAATATCGCGAATCCCGTTGCCACCATCTGGGCCGGGGCGATGATGCTGGATTTCCTGGGCGCGGGGGATGAGCGTTATAAGGCCGCACATGATGGGATCCTGTCCGCGATAGAGGACGTGATTGCCCATGGGCCAAAAACGCCTGACATGAAGGGGCATGCCTCTACGCAGCAGGTGGGAGAGGCCATCTGCCGCGCCATCTTGCGTTAA
- a CDS encoding LysR substrate-binding domain-containing protein, whose translation MNNLPLLNDLRVFMLVARRAGFAVVAEELGVSPAFVSKRISLLEEMLNVVLLHRTTRRVTITEEGERIYEWAQSILQDVDQMIDELSNQRQVTQGTLRIISSMGFGRRIVAPALSALSRQYPQLELRFDVEDRIIDLVNEGVDLDIRVGDEIAPNLIARKLADNHRILCASADFLAKHGTPKQLSDLPVLPCLVIKERDHPFGVWQLHSREGVHSIKVTGPLSSNHGEIVHQWCLDGQGVALRSWWDVSENIASGHLIHILPEYYQPANIWAVYVSRLATSAKIRTTVEFLRQYFQEHYPQPQTA comes from the coding sequence ATGAATAATCTGCCGCTACTGAACGATCTACGCGTATTTATGCTGGTTGCCCGTCGGGCAGGTTTCGCCGTTGTCGCGGAAGAGCTCGGCGTGTCTCCCGCCTTTGTCAGTAAACGTATCTCTTTGCTGGAAGAGATGCTGAATGTCGTGCTGCTTCACCGAACGACCCGCCGGGTGACGATCACCGAAGAAGGCGAGCGTATCTATGAATGGGCGCAAAGTATTCTGCAGGACGTTGACCAGATGATCGATGAGCTCTCCAATCAGCGTCAGGTCACGCAAGGAACGCTGCGTATCATCAGCAGCATGGGGTTCGGGCGGCGAATCGTGGCGCCCGCCCTGTCGGCGCTGTCACGCCAGTATCCGCAGCTGGAGCTCCGTTTTGACGTTGAGGATCGTATTATTGACCTGGTCAATGAAGGCGTTGATTTGGATATCCGGGTTGGCGACGAGATTGCCCCTAATCTGATCGCCCGCAAGCTGGCGGATAACCACCGGATTTTGTGCGCCTCGGCAGATTTTTTGGCAAAGCACGGTACGCCCAAACAGCTGAGCGACCTTCCCGTCCTGCCTTGCCTGGTTATCAAAGAGCGCGATCACCCTTTCGGCGTGTGGCAGCTGCACTCCAGAGAGGGCGTACATTCCATCAAAGTGACCGGCCCCCTGTCCTCTAATCACGGCGAGATTGTGCACCAGTGGTGTCTGGACGGACAGGGCGTAGCGCTGCGTTCATGGTGGGATGTGAGCGAAAATATCGCCAGTGGGCATTTGATTCATATCTTACCGGAGTACTACCAACCCGCGAACATATGGGCGGTGTATGTATCCAGACTCGCCACCTCGGCCAAAATTCGCACGACCGTCGAGTTTTTACGGCAGTATTTTCAGGAGCATTACCCGCAGCCGCAAACAGCATAG
- a CDS encoding ribbon-helix-helix domain-containing protein, with amino-acid sequence MEKKTARLTLLIDPHKKEAFETLCRQQDVTPSQVVRQLIRDYLQQHNVEYDTQTQKDNPIIRNP; translated from the coding sequence ATGGAAAAGAAAACCGCGCGACTGACACTGCTGATAGATCCGCATAAGAAAGAGGCCTTTGAAACGCTGTGTCGTCAACAGGATGTGACGCCTTCACAGGTGGTCCGGCAGCTGATTCGGGATTACCTTCAGCAGCACAATGTGGAGTATGACACGCAGACTCAGAAGGATAATCCCATTATCCGTAACCCCTGA
- a CDS encoding spermidine synthase: MDTQTDALLKSLSGIYREEKVLYRTEDAWGEITVGGYRQFRILRFDDLFEQSKVNLRSPQVPVHQYTWAMLMAACWCEPSSALVLGLGGGGLVRALHAMDCAMPVDVVELRPAVIRIAREWFTLPETDAIRYFPEDAVSFLARETGRRYPLVFADLYLAWEMDPIQGIEAFLAHCRAQLCDGGWLVINYLTIPARDSKLYQALYRVFSEVLFCVTTGGNVVIYATCRGRNIEELRQRVALKYNDDAHVRILIKRLDRL; encoded by the coding sequence ATGGACACACAGACTGATGCGTTGCTGAAGAGCCTTTCGGGAATCTACCGTGAGGAAAAGGTGCTGTACCGGACCGAGGATGCATGGGGCGAAATCACCGTCGGGGGATACCGGCAGTTTCGGATCCTGCGCTTTGATGACCTCTTTGAGCAGAGCAAAGTTAACCTGCGCTCCCCTCAGGTTCCCGTACATCAGTATACCTGGGCCATGCTGATGGCGGCGTGCTGGTGCGAACCTTCCTCGGCCCTTGTCCTGGGTCTGGGTGGCGGCGGGCTGGTACGCGCTCTGCATGCCATGGACTGCGCAATGCCGGTGGATGTTGTTGAGCTGCGCCCGGCGGTGATCCGCATTGCCCGGGAATGGTTTACCCTGCCGGAGACGGACGCTATCCGCTATTTCCCGGAAGATGCGGTGAGTTTTCTGGCGCGGGAGACCGGCCGCCGGTATCCACTGGTTTTCGCCGATCTGTATCTGGCCTGGGAGATGGACCCGATTCAGGGGATCGAAGCCTTTCTTGCCCACTGTCGCGCGCAGCTTTGCGATGGCGGCTGGCTGGTCATCAACTATCTGACGATACCCGCTCGGGACAGCAAGCTGTACCAGGCGTTATACCGGGTATTCAGCGAGGTGCTGTTTTGCGTGACGACGGGAGGCAATGTGGTGATTTACGCCACCTGCCGCGGGCGAAATATTGAAGAGCTCCGTCAACGGGTTGCGCTAAAATACAACGATGATGCACACGTCCGGATCCTGATAAAGCGGCTGGATCGCCTGTAG
- a CDS encoding beta-hydroxyacyl-ACP dehydratase, whose product MTEHSEGPMLPHRHPFLFIDRVISTPEEHARGQLRALKCVTVSDEMFSDGVSFVFPSVLLPEALAQAGGLLVARQQNAGTGDMSGMLTGIRRARFRGAARPGDRLLLTVRIIRRRGELVFLSGEALLQGQCLCRATFSCAILNSEK is encoded by the coding sequence ATGACAGAGCATTCTGAAGGCCCCATGCTGCCTCACCGTCACCCGTTTCTGTTTATTGACCGGGTTATCTCCACGCCGGAAGAGCACGCGCGGGGACAGCTGCGGGCGCTGAAGTGCGTTACCGTTTCTGATGAGATGTTCAGCGACGGCGTATCTTTCGTTTTTCCTTCCGTCCTGTTGCCTGAAGCGCTGGCCCAGGCCGGCGGCCTGCTTGTCGCACGGCAGCAGAATGCCGGTACCGGGGATATGAGCGGCATGCTGACCGGGATTCGCCGGGCGCGATTTCGGGGAGCGGCGCGTCCGGGAGACCGGCTGCTGTTGACGGTGCGAATCATTCGCCGGCGCGGCGAGCTGGTCTTTTTGTCCGGTGAAGCCCTCCTGCAGGGGCAATGCCTGTGCCGGGCCACATTTTCATGCGCCATTCTGAATTCTGAGAAGTAA